A genome region from Clostridiales bacterium includes the following:
- a CDS encoding metallophosphoesterase, with protein MKNINHKKHRMIFTVLLISLFIFSIWVYWGNTSIQTTQISINSKKIPASFDGFKIVQVSDLHNAEFGYNQSKLLRAVRDASPDLIAVTGDLIDSSHTDVEKAMDFINGAIHIAPIYYITGNHEAWTHEYAKLEKRMIESGVVILKDEGTTIKYGGDSIRLLGLNDPDFTIKGDMFGKSAAMINTKLKGMLDGNSGYTILLSHRPELFQVYAANSIDLVLSGHAHGGQVRLPFVGGLVAPNQGFFPKYSEGVYEKNQTKMIVSRGLGNSIIPVRINNRPELVVITLVS; from the coding sequence ATGAAAAATATAAACCACAAAAAGCACAGGATGATATTCACAGTTTTACTGATTTCCCTTTTTATTTTCTCCATCTGGGTATATTGGGGCAATACCTCCATTCAAACAACACAAATCAGCATAAATAGCAAAAAAATCCCGGCATCCTTCGATGGGTTTAAGATTGTTCAGGTATCTGATTTACATAATGCAGAATTTGGGTACAATCAAAGCAAATTGCTCCGCGCAGTTAGGGACGCATCCCCGGATCTGATTGCCGTTACTGGTGATTTGATTGATTCAAGCCATACGGATGTCGAAAAGGCAATGGATTTTATCAATGGTGCCATCCACATTGCTCCAATATATTATATTACAGGCAATCACGAAGCTTGGACTCACGAATATGCAAAGCTGGAAAAGCGGATGATTGAATCTGGAGTTGTCATATTGAAAGATGAGGGTACTACAATAAAATACGGCGGAGATTCCATCCGACTGCTGGGCTTAAATGATCCCGATTTCACAATCAAGGGAGATATGTTCGGGAAAAGCGCAGCCATGATCAACACTAAGTTGAAAGGCATGCTTGATGGGAACAGCGGATACACGATCTTGCTATCACACAGACCGGAGCTGTTTCAAGTGTATGCAGCCAACAGCATCGATTTGGTCCTAAGCGGTCACGCCCATGGCGGACAGGTACGTTTGCCCTTTGTTGGAGGGCTTGTAGCTCCGAATCAGGGCTTTTTCCCCAAATATTCTGAAGGCGTATACGAAAAGAATCAAACCAAAATGATCGTCAGCCGTGGTTTGGGGAACAGCATCATCCCTGTCCGCATCAACAACCGGCCTGAATTGGTGGTTATTACGCTCGTATCATAA
- a CDS encoding DUF1848 domain-containing protein yields the protein MIISASRRTDIPAYYCDWFFNRIKERYVLVRNPINIHRISRINLSPDAVDCIVFWTKNPKPMLERLNELEDYSFYFQFTLNSYEGDVETNLPSKNDYLIGIFKSLSDKIGPDKVIWRYDPIFLSRKYTMDYHIEHFGELTRQLKGYTKKCTISFMDFYPGIKRNIKELEIFGISFAQERQVAEKLSKIAFENGLKMDTCAEKIELSGLGIAHAKCIDDELISKITGSHIRAGKDKNQRLECGCVSSIDIGAYNTCRNGCRYCYANHSMNMLYKNVENYDADSPLLCSHIGLDDAVNERNVKSFKEK from the coding sequence ATGATTATAAGTGCAAGCCGGCGGACCGATATACCTGCATATTATTGCGATTGGTTTTTTAATCGGATTAAAGAGCGATATGTTCTGGTTCGCAATCCCATAAATATACACAGGATCAGCAGAATAAATCTATCGCCCGATGCAGTGGACTGCATTGTGTTTTGGACCAAGAACCCGAAGCCGATGCTTGAGAGGCTAAATGAGCTTGAAGATTACAGTTTCTATTTCCAATTCACTCTCAATTCCTATGAAGGTGATGTTGAGACGAATCTCCCTTCAAAGAATGATTATCTGATTGGGATTTTTAAAAGCCTTTCTGATAAAATAGGCCCAGATAAAGTAATATGGCGGTATGATCCAATTTTTCTAAGCAGAAAATATACGATGGATTATCATATTGAACATTTTGGGGAGCTGACAAGGCAGCTTAAAGGCTATACTAAAAAATGTACAATTAGCTTTATGGATTTTTATCCTGGAATCAAGCGTAATATCAAGGAGCTTGAAATTTTCGGGATATCCTTTGCGCAGGAGAGGCAGGTCGCAGAGAAGTTATCAAAAATCGCTTTTGAAAACGGGCTTAAAATGGATACCTGCGCGGAGAAAATCGAACTGAGCGGCCTTGGAATTGCTCATGCAAAGTGCATCGATGATGAATTAATATCGAAAATCACCGGAAGTCATATAAGAGCGGGCAAGGACAAAAATCAACGTTTGGAGTGTGGATGCGTCTCCAGCATCGATATTGGAGCGTACAACACCTGCCGCAACGGATGCAGATATTGTTATGCCAATCATAGCATGAATATGTTATATAAAAATGTTGAGAATTATGATGCGGATTCTCCATTGCTTTGCAGCCACATCGGCTTGGATGATGCAGTCAATGAAAGAAATGTGAAGTCATTTAAAGAGAAATGA